One window of Schistocerca cancellata isolate TAMUIC-IGC-003103 chromosome 9, iqSchCanc2.1, whole genome shotgun sequence genomic DNA carries:
- the LOC126101330 gene encoding uncharacterized protein LOC126101330 encodes MDEVTLVIMSTASHLNGLIKMMFFHYDRRRYNALTRRVAALLSIQSDVCDTESPMAAIVDSSQRHAFRLSLSLVLFMFAQCFVWFPMPLYTHPETRRLPFAQHAWDNNSNLYGLSYFAQCSAGLWTTQISFGLDCLFASAMILVTAQLDILARRILALKCDTYKEKVEHSEKKPMAKFGDKVYNDLCLCVESHQKILRYAMQHFINGMDASDM; translated from the coding sequence ATGGACGAAGTGACGCTGGTGATCATGTCAACCGCCTCCCACTTGAACGGCCTGATCAAGATGATGTTCTTCCACTACGACAGACGGCGCTACAATGCGCTGACTCGCCGCGTGGCCGCGCTGCTTTCGATCCAGAGCGACGTCTGCGACACGGAGTCTCCAATGGCGGCCATCGTGGACAGCTCTCAGAGGCACGCCTTCCGCCTCTCGCTGTCTCTGGTGCTCTTCATGTTCGCCCAGTGCTTCGTGTGGTTCCCCATGCCCCTGTACACACACCCAGAGACGAGGCGCCTGCCCTTCGCTCAGCACGCCTGGGACAATAACTCCAACCTATACGGCCTCTCGTACTTTGCCCAGTGCTCGGCGGGATTGTGGACGACGCAGATAAGCTTCGGCTTGGACTGTCTCTTCGCGTCGGCCATGATCCTGGTGACTGCGCAGCTGGATATTCTCGCGAGGCGTATTCTGGCCCTGAAGTGTGATACCTACAAGGAGAAAGTCGAACATTCTGAGAAGAAGCCAATGGCGAAATTCGGTGATAAAGTGTACAACGATTTGTGCCTTTGCGTCGAAAGTCATCAAAAAATTCTTAGGTACGCAATGCAACACTTTATTAATGGTATGGACGCTTCAGATATGTAA